One stretch of Weissella koreensis KACC 15510 DNA includes these proteins:
- a CDS encoding methyltransferase domain-containing protein — protein MKKIERGQKFITKNLELFRCNVCHEPYSEVQDTSLICPNQHRLDLNKKGSLVFLNHAVNTEYDDKMLAARRRVLTAGLFDGIITAVAANLPTTKQTILDVGTGEGTPLARLLEQRASLDTAIGFDISKAGINLATQLDTSAFFTVADLAQLPFNDDSFDSVVEFFSPSAYQEFNRVLKPGGKIVKVVPNTNYLHELREMLYPIDSPNHTYDNQKVVDRFISQYPDAEIQNITYQWEIPADLWIDLLHMTPLHWGARQEAQIAAEQTSLPFVTVDIQVLTTLKEGK, from the coding sequence ATGAAAAAAATTGAACGTGGTCAAAAATTCATCACTAAAAATCTAGAATTATTTCGTTGTAATGTTTGTCATGAACCATATTCTGAAGTTCAAGACACAAGTTTAATATGCCCTAATCAGCATCGATTAGATTTAAATAAAAAAGGTAGCTTGGTTTTTTTGAATCATGCAGTTAATACTGAATATGATGATAAGATGCTTGCCGCACGTCGTAGGGTTCTAACAGCGGGGCTTTTTGATGGGATTATTACTGCAGTGGCAGCGAATCTACCTACAACTAAACAAACCATTTTGGACGTAGGAACTGGGGAAGGGACACCTTTGGCTCGGTTATTAGAACAGAGAGCTAGTTTGGACACAGCAATTGGCTTTGATATTAGTAAAGCTGGTATTAATCTAGCGACGCAGCTGGATACATCAGCTTTTTTCACGGTTGCAGATTTAGCACAACTACCTTTTAATGATGATAGTTTTGATAGTGTGGTTGAATTTTTCTCACCCAGTGCCTATCAAGAATTTAATCGGGTGTTAAAGCCAGGTGGAAAAATTGTTAAAGTTGTGCCAAATACCAATTATTTACATGAACTAAGAGAAATGCTGTATCCAATAGATTCGCCTAATCATACTTATGATAATCAAAAGGTAGTTGATCGGTTTATATCTCAATATCCAGATGCAGAAATACAAAATATTACTTATCAATGGGAAATACCAGCTGATTTATGGATTGATTTATTACATATGACCCCATTGCATTGGGGTGCCCGGCAAGAAGCTCAAATTGCAGCAGAGCAAACTTCCTTACCTTTTGTAACGGTTGATATTCAAGTTTTGACGACGTTAAAAGAAGGAAAATAA
- a CDS encoding magnesium transporter CorA family protein, protein MIEEQKITDWTWVQVHEMQPNERKKLNQKYQIANEMINYALDPYESARNEIDGENLLIIFDVVTPTSDIATTEPASFIVNKDQKFLMTFTRMETKYLINYINKIIEQAHENLHHFQPIDILIDTLRILSSKFQTVILEINRRRNPIQRALREAKSLQGKIDELMNLQTDLIYLLNSLRSDNDLINNLKNQKLLSLETAQIEKLVDVQVELQQAQDTGELSQLVTNQVEDSYASIANNNLNWTMKMLTLVTVVLTIPTIVSGFYGQNVQWLPFAQNHISWLITILITGILMLITVIILWHRGFFKR, encoded by the coding sequence ATGATTGAAGAACAAAAAATTACAGATTGGACTTGGGTGCAAGTGCACGAAATGCAACCGAATGAGCGGAAAAAATTGAATCAAAAATATCAAATTGCAAATGAAATGATTAATTATGCTTTGGATCCCTATGAAAGTGCACGGAATGAGATTGATGGTGAAAATTTATTGATTATTTTTGATGTTGTGACCCCGACTTCCGACATTGCAACCACTGAGCCGGCTAGCTTTATTGTTAATAAAGATCAAAAGTTTTTAATGACCTTCACTCGAATGGAAACGAAATATCTAATCAATTATATTAATAAGATTATTGAGCAAGCACATGAAAATTTGCATCATTTTCAACCAATTGATATTTTGATTGATACTCTCAGAATCTTATCAAGTAAATTTCAAACTGTGATTTTAGAAATTAATCGTCGTCGAAATCCAATTCAACGGGCTTTACGTGAGGCGAAGTCATTGCAAGGTAAAATTGATGAATTAATGAACTTACAGACCGATTTAATTTATTTATTAAATTCATTGCGTAGTGATAATGACTTAATTAATAATTTGAAAAACCAAAAATTGTTAAGTCTGGAAACGGCTCAAATTGAGAAATTAGTAGATGTTCAAGTTGAATTACAACAAGCACAAGATACCGGTGAATTATCTCAATTGGTTACCAATCAAGTGGAAGATTCATATGCTTCGATTGCTAATAATAACCTGAATTGGACGATGAAGATGTTGACGCTGGTCACAGTTGTTTTAACGATTCCGACAATTGTCAGTGGGTTTTATGGCCAAAATGTCCAGTGGTTACCGTTTGCACAAAACCATATAAGTTGGTTAATAACGATCTTGATTACTGGTATTTTAATGCTCATAACGGTGATTATTTTATGGCATCGGGGTTTTTTTAAGCGATAA
- a CDS encoding helix-turn-helix domain-containing protein encodes MFPERLRELRKSRNITLEMLAEALNQQLDPGQKPNTAAQIGNWERGDRSPSYLEVRKLADFFEVTMDFLVGRASDETTDLSLLFLSGKEIDFNGKALTDQERFDIFQIINRHFAEKNSIFGNNNQTIINQQGDLF; translated from the coding sequence ATGTTTCCAGAACGCTTACGAGAATTACGCAAAAGCCGTAATATTACGTTAGAAATGTTAGCAGAAGCGCTAAATCAACAATTAGATCCGGGGCAAAAACCAAATACCGCGGCTCAAATTGGGAACTGGGAACGTGGTGACCGTTCACCTTCATATTTGGAAGTGCGTAAATTAGCTGATTTTTTTGAAGTGACAATGGATTTTCTAGTGGGACGGGCCAGCGATGAAACGACTGATTTATCATTGCTATTTTTATCGGGAAAAGAAATTGATTTTAATGGTAAAGCTTTAACTGATCAAGAACGGTTTGATATTTTCCAAATTATTAATCGTCATTTTGCTGAGAAAAATAGTATTTTTGGTAATAATAATCAGACGATTATTAATCAACAAGGTGATTTGTTTTAA
- the gndA gene encoding NADP-dependent phosphogluconate dehydrogenase: protein MEQANFGVVGLAVMGRNLALNVESRGYTVAVYNRSRTRTDDLVAKHAEKHFVPSYTVEDFVKSIERPRRILLMVKAGAGTDAVIEELLPFLEKDDILIDGGNTFFEDTMRRSEYLAASGINFIGMGVSGGELGALEGPSMMPGGQKEAYDLVEPILHEIAAKAPEDGKPTVTYIGPDGAGHYVKMVHNGIEYGDMQLIAESYDILKRVVGLSQTDLADTFKEWNAGELDSYLIEITADILTRKDDLGSDKPMVDMILDRAGNKGTGKWSSQSALEVGAPQSLITESVYARYISAMKDDRVAASKELNGPDYQFEGDLKATVEDLRQALYFGKIMSYAQGFDQLRMASDHYDWNLPFGELAQLWRAGAIIRARFLQRITDAYDADPALHNLLLNDYFKTIAEKYQGAARRVVALAVEAGIPAPSLSAAVAYYDSYRSAVLPANLIQAQRDYFGAHTYERVDQPAGKMYHYSWYDEA, encoded by the coding sequence ATGGAACAAGCTAATTTTGGTGTAGTTGGTTTAGCTGTAATGGGTCGTAATTTGGCTTTAAACGTTGAATCAAGAGGTTATACGGTTGCAGTTTACAACCGTTCACGCACACGGACGGATGATTTGGTAGCAAAGCATGCTGAAAAGCATTTTGTTCCAAGTTATACCGTTGAAGATTTTGTTAAATCAATCGAACGCCCCCGACGAATTTTGTTGATGGTCAAGGCTGGGGCTGGAACAGATGCTGTCATCGAAGAATTGTTACCATTTTTGGAAAAAGATGATATCTTGATCGATGGTGGGAATACATTCTTTGAAGATACAATGCGCCGTTCTGAATATTTGGCGGCATCTGGAATTAACTTCATCGGAATGGGTGTTTCTGGTGGAGAATTAGGGGCCTTAGAAGGACCCTCAATGATGCCTGGTGGTCAAAAGGAAGCTTATGACCTAGTAGAACCAATTTTGCATGAAATTGCGGCCAAGGCACCTGAAGATGGAAAGCCTACAGTAACTTACATTGGACCAGATGGTGCAGGGCATTATGTTAAAATGGTGCACAATGGAATTGAGTATGGAGATATGCAATTAATTGCTGAATCATATGATATTTTAAAACGTGTAGTTGGTTTGTCACAAACTGATTTAGCAGATACCTTTAAAGAATGGAATGCTGGAGAACTTGATTCATATTTGATCGAGATTACAGCTGACATTTTGACGCGAAAAGATGATCTTGGTAGTGATAAGCCAATGGTTGATATGATCTTGGACCGTGCTGGTAACAAGGGAACTGGAAAGTGGTCTTCACAATCAGCTTTGGAAGTTGGGGCACCTCAATCATTAATCACTGAATCAGTTTATGCGCGTTACATTTCTGCAATGAAGGATGATCGTGTTGCTGCTTCAAAGGAACTAAATGGCCCTGATTATCAATTTGAAGGTGATCTAAAGGCAACAGTTGAAGACTTACGTCAAGCTTTGTATTTCGGAAAGATTATGTCTTATGCTCAAGGATTTGATCAATTGCGTATGGCATCAGACCACTATGATTGGAATTTGCCATTTGGTGAATTAGCTCAATTATGGCGTGCCGGTGCAATTATTCGGGCGCGCTTCTTGCAACGGATTACAGATGCATATGATGCTGATCCAGCATTGCATAATCTTTTGTTGAATGACTACTTTAAGACGATTGCCGAAAAGTATCAAGGAGCTGCTCGACGGGTTGTGGCTTTGGCAGTGGAAGCTGGAATTCCAGCACCATCACTTTCAGCCGCAGTAGCTTATTACGATTCATATCGTTCAGCCGTTTTGCCAGCAAACTTAATCCAAGCACAACGGGATTACTTTGGAGCACACACATATGAACGAGTAGACCAACCAGCAGGTAAAATGTATCATTATAGCTGGTATGACGAAGCCTAG
- a CDS encoding APC family permease — protein MQTKPSIDLKRDLGIISGLSMVVGTVIGSGIFFKQASVLEMAGGQTQGLLAWGLGGIITLAAGLTIAEVGSRIPKAGGLYSYIDGIYGHLMGFLTGWSQVVVYAPAVIASIGGYAAHLTANFLGLDLIWARWIGVGYICFVMGLNLLGNRIAAGFAVLTTAVKMIPIIILIVYGLFFGRVDAVGETVTQVTATPGGSFGMAVLATLFAYDGWVLVANIRDEMKNPKRDLPLSIVFGVLLILLSYLGVTYGVYRVLPAQEIVNLKDNAVFAMVKSAFGLLGGRIMSLIIIISMLGTMNGKMVAFPRMAYNMSKDGLFPNYLKNLSTKSFVPAQATITIALMAILIAAFTDSADLLSNLAIFTIWIFYVLAFIGVFILRCRQKNMQLKIDFKTPLFPITPLIGIFGGTFVVGSTLITDFKGAMASIIMVLVGIPVYYYYSNKQKHMK, from the coding sequence ATGCAAACAAAGCCAAGTATAGATTTGAAACGTGATTTAGGGATTATTTCTGGTTTATCAATGGTCGTAGGAACAGTGATCGGATCAGGTATTTTTTTTAAACAAGCTAGTGTTTTAGAAATGGCCGGTGGACAAACCCAAGGCTTGTTAGCTTGGGGTTTGGGAGGAATTATAACCTTAGCTGCTGGGCTAACAATTGCTGAAGTGGGTTCGAGAATTCCTAAAGCTGGTGGCCTTTATAGCTATATTGATGGAATCTATGGTCACTTAATGGGGTTTTTGACGGGATGGTCGCAGGTTGTAGTATATGCACCGGCCGTGATTGCCTCAATCGGTGGTTATGCGGCGCATCTTACCGCTAATTTTTTAGGATTAGATTTGATTTGGGCTCGATGGATTGGCGTTGGCTACATTTGTTTTGTGATGGGCTTAAATTTATTAGGTAATCGGATCGCAGCGGGCTTCGCAGTTTTAACTACTGCAGTTAAAATGATCCCGATAATTATCTTGATTGTTTATGGACTTTTTTTTGGACGAGTAGACGCCGTTGGAGAGACAGTCACGCAAGTAACGGCAACGCCTGGCGGAAGCTTTGGGATGGCTGTTTTAGCAACATTATTTGCTTATGATGGTTGGGTACTTGTAGCTAATATTCGAGATGAGATGAAAAATCCTAAACGAGATCTACCTTTATCGATAGTTTTTGGAGTTCTTTTGATTCTGCTATCATATTTAGGGGTTACTTACGGCGTTTATCGGGTCTTGCCAGCACAAGAAATAGTAAATTTAAAGGATAATGCTGTCTTTGCGATGGTGAAGTCAGCTTTTGGTCTCTTGGGGGGCCGGATTATGTCTTTAATTATTATTATTTCAATGCTAGGAACGATGAACGGTAAAATGGTGGCTTTTCCTAGAATGGCTTATAACATGTCAAAAGATGGCCTTTTCCCAAATTATTTAAAAAACTTGAGCACAAAATCATTTGTCCCAGCGCAAGCAACGATTACGATTGCTTTGATGGCCATTTTGATTGCTGCTTTCACTGATTCAGCGGATCTTTTGTCGAATCTTGCTATTTTTACTATCTGGATTTTTTATGTTTTGGCATTCATTGGCGTTTTTATTTTGCGATGTCGTCAAAAAAATATGCAGTTAAAAATTGATTTCAAAACGCCACTGTTTCCAATTACGCCTTTAATTGGAATTTTTGGGGGAACTTTTGTCGTTGGTTCTACTTTAATTACTGATTTTAAAGGTGCAATGGCTTCAATTATTATGGTTTTGGTAGGTATTCCAGTATACTATTACTATAGCAATAAGCAAAAGCACATGAAATGA